A section of the Paenibacillus aurantius genome encodes:
- a CDS encoding SDR family NAD(P)-dependent oxidoreductase translates to MAIDFTGRIALVTGSSGGIGRACALMLAKAGAKVAVNGLTSMVQAEEVAEEIRRAGGEAAVFQADVTKPDQIEAMIEGIRERLGGSVDILVNNAGHLIKRVPNAEMTEEHYTRVMDVNLKSTAFVTKAVLAGMKAKGGGRIINMTSVAAHNGGGAGAALYAAGKAAVIAYSKGLAKEVAGDGITVNCVSPGFIGNTAFHSTFTPDAARQATINGIPLGREGHPDDVAGAVVYLASDLASYLTGETIEVNGGMFMR, encoded by the coding sequence ATCGCAATTGATTTTACAGGACGAATTGCCCTGGTGACGGGCTCCAGCGGAGGGATAGGCAGGGCTTGCGCCCTCATGCTGGCCAAAGCGGGAGCCAAGGTGGCGGTGAACGGCCTGACGAGCATGGTCCAGGCGGAGGAGGTTGCCGAGGAGATCCGTCGAGCCGGCGGAGAGGCGGCCGTCTTCCAGGCCGATGTGACGAAGCCGGACCAGATCGAGGCTATGATCGAGGGCATACGGGAACGCCTCGGAGGGTCGGTGGACATTCTGGTGAACAATGCCGGCCACCTGATCAAGAGGGTGCCGAACGCCGAAATGACCGAAGAGCATTATACCCGGGTGATGGACGTTAATCTGAAGAGCACCGCATTTGTCACCAAGGCGGTGCTGGCCGGAATGAAAGCGAAGGGCGGAGGAAGGATCATCAACATGACCTCCGTGGCGGCCCATAACGGCGGGGGAGCGGGCGCCGCCCTCTATGCGGCAGGCAAGGCGGCGGTGATCGCCTACTCGAAAGGCCTCGCCAAGGAGGTGGCGGGAGACGGCATCACCGTGAACTGCGTTTCTCCGGGCTTCATCGGAAATACCGCCTTTCACTCCACCTTTACCCCGGATGCCGCCCGGCAGGCCACGATTAACGGCATACCCCTCGGAAGAGAGGGCCATCCGGACGATGTGGCAGGAGCCGTCGTTTACCTGGCCTCCGATCTTGCCTCGTATTTGACCGGCGAGACGATTGAGGTCAACGGAGGCATGTTCATGCGATGA